A region of the Acetonema longum DSM 6540 genome:
TGATCCCGTCTATACAGGCAAGGCGATGGCCGGTTTAGTTGATTTGGCAAAAAAGAGATTTTTTCAGCCGGAAGATAAAGTTTTATTTGTTCATACCGGTGGCTCTCCCGCATTATACGCTTATACGGACGTTTTCCTCCAATAGCTGGACGTTGTTTTGGCATAACCAGGCGGCTGAAAGGCCGCCTGGAGAAGGAAAGCGCCTCCGCATCCAATTTGTTTGGAGCCAAGTTAGCAAGCTATAGGAAACTGTTAGATTCTGAGAGGAGAAGATTGCATTGATGAAGCATAATTTTGATGAACTGGTTGACCGCAGAGGCACCGAATGCAAAAAGTGGGATACCTATGCTGCAGATATAATCCCGATGTGGATCGCCGATACCGACTTCAAATGCCCGCAGCCGGTTATCGACGCCATGGTTAAAAGAGCGCAGCATGGCATTTATGGTTACCCGATCAATTGCAAAAATTTTGAGCAATCGATTGTGAATTGGCAGAAGAAGCGTTTTGGCTGGGATGTGGATATTGATTGGGTCGAATATACTCCTGCGGTGGTGCCGGCTATTGTTTATGCCATGCGCGCCTTTACCAGCCCTGGCGACAATATTGTCATTCAGATGCCCGCTTACCATCCTTTCCACGATATTATTCCTCATAATGGCAGACACATTTTGGGAAATCAACTGATTCGCAAAGCGGATGGCAGCTATGAAATTGATTATGACAATTTAGAGGAACTGCTTAGTAAAAAGCGTACCACCATGTTCCTTCTGTGCAGCCCTCATAACCCTGTAGGCAAATGCTTTTCCCGGGAAGAATTGGAAAGAATATCGGAACTGTGTCTGAAGCATAATGTATTTGTTGTTTCCGATGAAATTCATTCGGATATTATCTATCAAGGCAGCAAGCATATTCCCTTTGGCAGCATTTCGCAGGAAGCCGCCGATCATTGCGTGGTTTGCGTGAATCCCAGCAAAACCTTTAATATTGCCGGAGTGAGGACCGGAGCGGTCATTATTCCCAATCGCCATAACCATGATCTTTTCTATGCCCCCCTGGAAGATAACAAAGCCTATGGCCGGACTGTATTCGGCACGCTGCCTATTGAGGTTTCCTATAACGAATGCGACTATTACGCGGATCAATTGCTGGAGTATCTGGCAGGAAACCTTGCCTGCCTTAACAAGTTCGTTGCCGAGCGGATTCCGCGCCTTAAAGTAACGCCCACCCAGGCCACCTATCTGATCTGGCTGAATTGCCAGGCTTTGAATATGGCGCCGAAACAAT
Encoded here:
- a CDS encoding MalY/PatB family protein; this translates as MKHNFDELVDRRGTECKKWDTYAADIIPMWIADTDFKCPQPVIDAMVKRAQHGIYGYPINCKNFEQSIVNWQKKRFGWDVDIDWVEYTPAVVPAIVYAMRAFTSPGDNIVIQMPAYHPFHDIIPHNGRHILGNQLIRKADGSYEIDYDNLEELLSKKRTTMFLLCSPHNPVGKCFSREELERISELCLKHNVFVVSDEIHSDIIYQGSKHIPFGSISQEAADHCVVCVNPSKTFNIAGVRTGAVIIPNRHNHDLFYAPLEDNKAYGRTVFGTLPIEVSYNECDYYADQLLEYLAGNLACLNKFVAERIPRLKVTPTQATYLIWLNCQALNMAPKQLNQFFLEQAKVAMNEGSTFGPGGAGFMRMNIACPRSRLVEALHRMEAAINKL